The following are encoded in a window of Thermoproteota archaeon genomic DNA:
- a CDS encoding DUF4921 family protein yields the protein MGSMRKDYVSEKFMIVTKKEDKVSNAKKSPYAPGNESMTNPSVLSLVAKDGMLQRLQDSEDEYVTDWSIRVFESKNPAVSIESENTYSDRPHYSEPAYGYHFVVVASPKEKDSFSTIGVEQWSNILVVIQDRLRWLYTQKGVTYVSIYANHGEAAGSSNPHPHLNIVTFSTIPPVIEAEAEASHKILNEKGVCPMCQTVNAETGGPRQILQTEGFIAFCPWAPSYPYEFWICPKKHTTSFSKITQKEINDLSLILRATLGGLSKSIKDLAYNLVFHLSPEKKNSRQIHWHIEIYPITNSWSGLERGYGVFLNSISPEDAAEKLGAACRKELAGLVGIV from the coding sequence ATGGGTAGTATGCGTAAGGACTATGTCTCAGAAAAATTTATGATTGTTACAAAAAAAGAAGACAAAGTTTCTAATGCAAAAAAATCCCCATATGCACCTGGAAACGAATCCATGACCAATCCATCAGTGTTGTCCCTTGTTGCAAAAGATGGAATGTTGCAAAGATTACAAGATAGTGAAGATGAGTATGTCACTGATTGGTCTATCAGAGTTTTTGAAAGCAAAAATCCTGCAGTATCTATAGAATCTGAGAACACATACAGCGATAGGCCTCATTACAGTGAACCTGCATATGGTTATCATTTTGTCGTAGTGGCATCACCCAAAGAGAAAGACTCATTCTCAACTATAGGCGTTGAACAATGGTCCAACATTTTAGTTGTAATTCAGGATAGATTACGTTGGCTTTACACCCAAAAAGGAGTTACATATGTATCAATTTATGCAAATCATGGTGAAGCAGCTGGTAGTAGTAATCCGCATCCTCACCTAAACATTGTAACATTTTCTACTATTCCACCAGTCATCGAAGCTGAAGCCGAAGCTTCTCATAAAATACTAAATGAAAAAGGAGTATGTCCTATGTGCCAAACAGTTAATGCAGAAACTGGTGGACCACGACAGATACTACAGACAGAAGGATTCATCGCATTTTGCCCTTGGGCACCTTCATATCCATATGAATTTTGGATATGTCCTAAAAAACATACTACGAGTTTTTCCAAAATTACTCAAAAGGAGATTAATGATTTATCTCTAATACTTCGTGCCACTTTGGGCGGATTATCTAAAAGCATTAAAGATCTTGCTTACAACTTGGTGTTTCATCTTTCACCTGAAAAGAAAAACAGTAGACAAATTCATTGGCATATAGAAATTTACCCAATTACAAATTCCTGGTCTGGCTTGGAAAGAGGATATGGTGTTTTTCTAAATAGTATCTCGCCAGAAGATGCAGCAGAAAAATTGGGTGCAGCGTGTAGAAAAGAACTTGCCGGTCTTGTTGGCATAGTCTAG
- the thiD gene encoding bifunctional hydroxymethylpyrimidine kinase/phosphomethylpyrimidine kinase, translated as MNILTIGGSDPSSGAGIQSDIKTFSDLGCHGFTVITAITSQNSSKYKKTEPVSAKMVSSQIDAIVSDFKVDAIKIGMVFNSEIIKILNKKLKDFDVPKILDPVIKSTTGGVLLEKNALNDLKKFLLPICDVITPNKNEAEILTKIKINSRKDLLDCSKEFQKLGISKVIITGMEFEKERISDIVFEDSKSYQVKSKKINSINHGSGCTYSSALTVALSKGNNLKNSVKFAKKYSLNSIKNATNIGKGITLTKSKEDPLKKKLQNEITNFISMKDSYKLIPECQTNFVFSKRKPKNTKDVLGVQGRLVKAGNTVLIAGNLEYNGSKHVATALVTISKKFPDICSAINLKFDQDSLRKLTKKGLEIVSYERKKEPSKSKKKEGSSISWGVENAIKKSKIMPDVIYHKGDFGKEAMILIFGTNPNDVMKKVRKIF; from the coding sequence ATGAATATTCTAACAATTGGAGGCTCAGACCCATCTTCAGGAGCAGGAATACAGAGTGATATCAAAACATTTTCAGATTTGGGCTGTCATGGATTCACAGTTATTACTGCAATAACCAGCCAAAATTCTTCTAAATATAAAAAAACTGAGCCAGTTTCAGCAAAAATGGTCTCATCACAAATCGATGCAATAGTTTCTGATTTTAAGGTCGACGCCATCAAAATTGGAATGGTATTCAATTCAGAAATCATTAAAATTTTGAATAAAAAACTAAAAGATTTTGATGTCCCAAAAATTCTTGATCCTGTAATAAAATCAACTACAGGAGGAGTATTGTTGGAAAAAAACGCATTAAATGATTTGAAAAAATTTCTGTTACCAATTTGTGATGTAATAACACCCAACAAAAACGAAGCAGAGATCCTCACAAAAATTAAAATCAATTCTAGAAAGGATCTACTAGATTGCTCAAAAGAATTTCAAAAACTTGGGATTAGCAAAGTGATTATCACTGGAATGGAATTTGAAAAAGAAAGAATAAGCGATATAGTCTTTGAGGATTCTAAGTCATATCAGGTTAAGAGTAAAAAAATCAACAGTATAAATCACGGAAGTGGATGCACTTATTCTTCTGCATTAACTGTGGCATTATCAAAAGGAAATAATTTAAAAAATTCAGTAAAATTTGCAAAGAAATATTCGTTAAATTCAATCAAAAATGCCACAAACATTGGAAAGGGTATTACACTAACAAAAAGCAAAGAGGATCCACTCAAGAAAAAATTGCAAAATGAAATAACTAATTTTATTTCAATGAAAGATTCATACAAATTGATTCCAGAATGTCAAACAAATTTTGTTTTTTCAAAACGAAAACCAAAAAATACCAAGGATGTTTTAGGAGTTCAAGGAAGATTGGTAAAAGCAGGAAATACTGTTTTGATTGCAGGTAATCTAGAGTACAATGGTTCAAAACATGTGGCAACTGCACTTGTAACCATTTCAAAGAAATTTCCAGATATTTGCTCTGCAATAAATCTAAAATTTGACCAAGATTCACTAAGAAAGCTTACAAAGAAAGGACTGGAGATAGTAAGTTACGAAAGAAAAAAAGAGCCTTCCAAAAGCAAAAAGAAAGAAGGCTCCTCAATTTCTTGGGGAGTTGAAAATGCCATAAAAAAATCAAAAATCATGCCTGATGTCATATATCATAAAGGAGATTTTGGAAAAGAGGCCATGATTTTGATTTTCGGAACAAATCCAAATGATGTCATGAAAAAAGTACGTAAAATATTCTAA
- the apgM gene encoding 2,3-bisphosphoglycerate-independent phosphoglycerate mutase, which translates to MIYVLLDGVGDLAHPDLHGKTPLEAAVTPNMDKLARNGVMGEVISVGEGIAPESDIAVFNMLGYKFQHADYVGRGVIEAIGVGIDFKDGDLALRGNFATLNDDGVITDRRAGRNIEREDAEAVSKEIENKIKFSYPNTSVVVAPTVGHRVTVRIRMEGKSLSSNITNTDPAYARVDGMGIAKAVGDFLKIDKCLPLDESENAKITADLVNQFTQQSLEIMKNSDTNKKRKQQNKKLLNSILLRDAGNKYPAVMPINDLYSMNFSCIVDMPVELGISEVLKMKAFEAGGLTDYEEKAKVAAKAMETQNAIYVHLKGPDEFGHDGDAIGKMKNIEEIDKRFFGTLLDNIDTSKVAVVISADHSTPCINKGHSDDPVPVMISKDSIQNDGSQRVTEKDAKRGNIKLIMGADVVTKALELIKSQM; encoded by the coding sequence ATGATATATGTCCTATTAGATGGAGTTGGAGATCTAGCTCATCCAGATTTACATGGAAAGACTCCACTTGAGGCAGCTGTAACTCCAAACATGGACAAGCTTGCAAGAAATGGAGTGATGGGAGAAGTAATTTCAGTCGGAGAAGGAATTGCACCAGAATCTGATATTGCAGTATTCAATATGTTAGGATACAAATTTCAACATGCAGATTATGTAGGTAGGGGAGTCATAGAAGCAATCGGAGTTGGAATAGATTTCAAAGACGGAGATTTGGCTCTTAGAGGAAATTTTGCCACACTGAATGATGATGGAGTAATTACAGATAGAAGAGCTGGGAGAAACATCGAACGGGAGGATGCAGAGGCAGTATCAAAAGAAATTGAAAACAAAATTAAATTTTCATATCCTAATACTTCAGTAGTTGTGGCCCCAACAGTAGGTCACAGAGTAACTGTGAGAATTAGAATGGAAGGAAAATCACTTTCTTCCAACATTACAAATACAGATCCTGCTTATGCCCGCGTAGATGGAATGGGAATTGCAAAAGCAGTTGGAGATTTTCTAAAAATTGACAAATGTCTTCCGTTAGATGAGTCAGAAAATGCAAAGATTACTGCTGACTTGGTAAATCAATTTACTCAACAATCATTAGAAATTATGAAGAATAGTGATACCAACAAGAAAAGAAAACAACAGAACAAAAAACTGCTTAACAGTATTTTATTGCGAGATGCAGGTAACAAGTATCCCGCAGTTATGCCAATTAATGATCTATACTCTATGAATTTTTCATGTATTGTAGACATGCCTGTTGAATTAGGTATTTCAGAAGTCCTAAAGATGAAAGCGTTTGAAGCAGGAGGCCTGACAGATTATGAAGAAAAGGCAAAAGTAGCTGCAAAGGCAATGGAAACTCAAAATGCAATCTATGTACATTTGAAGGGACCAGACGAATTTGGTCATGATGGGGATGCAATCGGAAAGATGAAGAATATTGAGGAGATAGATAAGAGATTTTTTGGAACATTACTTGATAACATTGACACAAGTAAGGTAGCAGTAGTAATATCAGCTGATCATTCAACACCGTGTATCAACAAGGGCCACAGTGATGATCCAGTTCCAGTAATGATCTCAAAAGATTCTATTCAAAATGATGGGTCACAAAGAGTTACAGAAAAGGATGCTAAGAGAGGCAACATCAAATTAATTATGGGCGCAGACGTGGTCACAAAGGCTTTGGAATTGATCAAATCTCAAATGTAG
- a CDS encoding 30S ribosomal protein S27ae, translating to MADKKAGKKGSSPNVYKYYKVDKDKLTKLRKICSRCGKGVFMSVHKNRHTCGKCGLTEFNQ from the coding sequence ATGGCAGATAAAAAAGCAGGAAAAAAAGGCTCTAGTCCAAATGTGTACAAATACTACAAAGTAGACAAAGACAAACTAACTAAATTAAGAAAAATCTGTTCACGATGTGGTAAAGGAGTTTTCATGTCCGTACACAAGAATAGACATACTTGTGGAAAATGTGGTTTAACAGAATTTAATCAATAG
- a CDS encoding NUDIX domain-containing protein, translating into MRSTKIVTSFLKNSDKILILRRSEKVKTMKGLWAGISGIIEKDEVPLERAKIEIFEELGIKEDQIKLLKSIDEIRIESPQYENHEWEIFPFLFEVNDPEIKLNWENSEYKWINPNEISNYKTVPSLEQVLFNLL; encoded by the coding sequence ATGCGCTCAACGAAAATTGTAACATCTTTTTTAAAAAATTCAGACAAAATTCTCATCCTTCGAAGAAGTGAAAAAGTAAAAACAATGAAGGGGTTGTGGGCAGGAATAAGTGGAATCATAGAAAAAGATGAAGTTCCTTTAGAGAGAGCAAAGATTGAGATCTTTGAGGAGCTTGGAATTAAAGAAGATCAAATCAAATTATTAAAATCAATTGATGAAATAAGAATTGAATCTCCACAATATGAGAATCATGAATGGGAAATTTTTCCATTTCTTTTTGAAGTAAATGATCCTGAAATAAAACTAAACTGGGAAAATTCAGAATACAAGTGGATTAACCCCAATGAAATTTCCAATTACAAAACAGTTCCAAGTCTAGAACAGGTTCTATTCAACTTGTTGTAA
- a CDS encoding phosphomethylpyrimidine synthase ThiC: MGTQMSSARRGVATDEMKLVAKDEDVSLDWLVKQIAKGSIIIPSNNVRPQKIHNVGIGKGLKTKVNVNIGTSTLNVNLDEEIEKAKVAVKYHADTMMDLSDGGDVGSIRRAIMEVSPITFGTVPIYEAYNHGVEVHKNPLNLTEDDFLNAFENNAKDGVDYTTIHAGITKDIAKRILKVQRHGGVVSKGGTITAAWMLKYDKENPYFAHYDYLIEIARKYDVTFSLGDALRPGSILDSHDELQVQEMINVARLTKQAHEKDVQVMVEGPGHVPLNEVAANVRLAKSLIGDVPYYVLGPLVTDVASGHDHIASAIGAAISAAEGVDLLCYLTPSEHLALPNSDDVKAGLIAYRIAAHAADLVKIREKAIKWDMKMTEARRTLDWETQLALSIDPEEAAKIHSRTGQHPGNNVPCTMCGGACVYVMLPQQRKYEKPNEKLQQVE; this comes from the coding sequence ATGGGTACCCAAATGAGCTCTGCAAGGCGAGGTGTTGCAACTGATGAAATGAAGCTGGTTGCAAAAGATGAAGATGTCTCCCTTGATTGGCTAGTCAAACAAATTGCAAAGGGTTCGATAATAATTCCTAGTAACAATGTAAGGCCTCAAAAGATCCATAATGTAGGAATTGGAAAAGGTCTAAAGACTAAAGTCAATGTCAACATTGGAACTTCTACACTTAATGTAAATCTCGATGAGGAGATTGAAAAGGCAAAAGTTGCTGTAAAGTATCATGCTGACACTATGATGGATCTTAGTGATGGAGGCGATGTAGGCTCTATAAGGCGTGCAATCATGGAAGTGTCCCCAATTACTTTTGGAACTGTTCCAATCTATGAGGCATACAATCACGGAGTTGAAGTTCACAAGAACCCATTAAATCTCACTGAAGATGATTTTCTAAATGCATTTGAAAACAATGCAAAAGATGGTGTTGATTATACCACAATTCATGCTGGAATAACCAAAGATATTGCTAAACGAATTCTAAAAGTACAAAGACATGGTGGTGTAGTCAGCAAAGGTGGAACTATTACTGCAGCATGGATGCTAAAATATGATAAAGAAAATCCATATTTTGCTCATTATGATTATTTGATTGAAATTGCAAGAAAATATGATGTTACATTTAGCCTCGGAGACGCTTTACGACCCGGCTCAATTTTAGACTCCCACGATGAATTACAAGTTCAAGAAATGATTAACGTTGCTCGTTTAACAAAACAGGCGCATGAAAAAGATGTTCAAGTGATGGTGGAGGGTCCAGGACATGTTCCACTAAATGAAGTTGCTGCAAATGTGAGGTTAGCAAAATCGCTTATTGGTGATGTCCCTTACTATGTTTTGGGACCTCTTGTTACTGATGTTGCATCAGGCCATGATCACATTGCTAGCGCCATAGGAGCTGCAATCTCTGCTGCTGAAGGAGTTGATCTTTTATGTTATCTGACTCCATCAGAGCATCTTGCTTTACCAAACAGTGATGATGTAAAGGCTGGACTGATTGCATATAGAATTGCTGCACACGCAGCCGATTTAGTAAAGATTAGAGAAAAAGCTATCAAATGGGATATGAAAATGACTGAAGCTCGTCGTACTCTTGATTGGGAAACACAGCTTGCTCTGTCTATAGACCCTGAAGAAGCTGCCAAGATTCATAGTCGTACCGGACAGCATCCAGGAAATAATGTTCCATGTACAATGTGTGGTGGTGCATGTGTGTATGTTATGTTACCACAACAAAGAAAATATGAAAAACCAAATGAAAAGTTACAACAAGTTGAATAG
- a CDS encoding GNAT family N-acetyltransferase, with product MSELTIRQIQRDDLFNGFLESLDSLRKTSDIDKKKADEVFEKITSNPNHHIFVAVLNNRIVGSTTLLIEPKFIHNGGLVGHIEDVVVSKKNQGEGIGEKLIKYSLNFAKNAGCYKTILDCKDDVKGFYEKLGFFKNSNEMRVNHI from the coding sequence ATGTCAGAATTAACGATAAGACAAATTCAAAGGGATGACCTATTCAATGGTTTTTTAGAATCATTAGACTCACTCCGAAAAACTAGTGATATAGATAAGAAAAAAGCAGACGAGGTTTTTGAAAAAATTACCTCAAACCCTAATCATCACATCTTTGTGGCAGTACTGAATAACAGAATAGTAGGCTCTACCACCTTGTTAATTGAACCTAAATTCATTCACAATGGAGGCCTAGTGGGACATATTGAGGATGTAGTAGTATCAAAAAAGAACCAAGGTGAGGGAATTGGAGAAAAATTAATCAAATATTCTCTCAACTTTGCAAAAAATGCAGGGTGCTATAAGACAATTCTTGATTGCAAAGATGACGTAAAAGGCTTTTATGAAAAATTAGGTTTTTTTAAAAATTCAAATGAAATGAGAGTAAACCACATCTAG
- a CDS encoding nucleotidyltransferase family protein, whose amino-acid sequence MKTVILAGGLGTRLQPYTTFLPKPMLPLGEKPLLEHLIDWNRKNGIKSIVLCVSYLRKTIEDYFEDGKRFGVDIEYAIANRPLATAGQLKTAQKFIDDTFVCMYGDSIYDFPLRSMVSQHKRKKSFITMSLFEYKTKLPYGVIETTSNGKVTAWNEKPEISANINIGCYVMEPQTFDFIPENKPYGMDDVVKKAMSKKKLVSSYITKKGFMDIGDKASYRKAYQQFLEKLGKI is encoded by the coding sequence GTGAAGACAGTAATTTTAGCCGGTGGATTAGGCACAAGACTTCAACCGTATACAACTTTTCTTCCAAAACCAATGCTTCCTTTAGGAGAAAAACCATTGCTTGAACACCTCATTGATTGGAATAGAAAAAACGGAATAAAATCAATTGTTCTTTGTGTTAGTTACTTAAGAAAAACTATTGAAGATTATTTTGAAGATGGGAAGAGATTTGGAGTAGACATAGAATACGCTATAGCAAATAGACCTCTTGCAACTGCAGGTCAACTGAAAACTGCCCAGAAGTTTATTGACGATACTTTTGTTTGTATGTATGGGGATTCAATTTACGATTTTCCATTAAGGAGCATGGTATCACAGCACAAACGAAAAAAATCATTCATCACCATGAGTTTGTTTGAATACAAAACAAAGCTTCCTTATGGAGTTATTGAAACTACGTCTAATGGAAAAGTTACTGCATGGAATGAAAAACCAGAGATAAGTGCCAACATAAACATAGGATGTTACGTAATGGAACCTCAAACTTTTGACTTTATCCCAGAGAACAAGCCGTATGGAATGGATGATGTAGTTAAAAAGGCCATGTCAAAGAAGAAATTAGTTAGCAGTTACATTACCAAAAAAGGATTTATGGATATTGGAGACAAGGCATCATATAGAAAAGCATACCAACAATTTCTAGAAAAACTCGGTAAGATCTAG
- a CDS encoding pseudouridine synthase, translated as MSNEKFNQIILDSKKILKEYDLCDDCLGRLFVKRLNVTSNKLLGKKIRKKIKHKNSKCFICKNQFDTFPVILKKLLETSNDYQFFTFLIGAILKPSFIDRDDTIRSKFSLRGIDSIKTAVTKELSKQFSKKTKSISDHDSPDLTLTINFKNGSIETRSKPVFVFGRYTKTSRSLSQKQKSCENCNGKGCSVCCYHGISSFESIEGQISKYLYNKFDAKQVKISWIGGEDKSSLVYNPGRPFFVKILDPKKRKVKFHKKIALREMSLLSLKIIPAFPKVPIRFNSLVELSISTENPIPKNSLKKFSQLSKSVVAIYDKFGKRIEKAIHSFKYKKTGDSSFMTILNVESGFPLRKFVVGEDVFPNLSDLLENRCRCTQIDFRDVEME; from the coding sequence GTGTCAAATGAAAAATTTAACCAAATAATATTAGATTCAAAAAAAATACTCAAAGAATACGATTTATGTGATGATTGCCTTGGTAGATTATTTGTCAAAAGACTAAATGTTACCTCAAACAAATTACTTGGAAAAAAAATCAGAAAAAAAATTAAACACAAGAATTCTAAATGTTTTATTTGTAAAAATCAATTCGATACTTTTCCTGTTATTCTTAAAAAATTACTAGAGACATCTAATGATTACCAGTTTTTTACTTTTCTGATTGGTGCCATACTAAAACCATCTTTCATTGATAGGGATGATACAATTCGCTCCAAATTTAGCTTACGTGGGATTGACAGCATCAAAACCGCTGTTACAAAGGAACTTTCAAAACAATTTTCTAAAAAAACTAAATCAATATCTGATCATGACTCTCCTGATTTGACATTAACAATTAATTTTAAAAACGGTTCAATTGAAACTCGTTCTAAACCGGTATTTGTTTTTGGTAGATACACTAAGACATCTAGATCTCTATCACAAAAACAAAAATCTTGTGAAAACTGTAATGGAAAAGGCTGTTCGGTCTGTTGTTATCATGGAATTTCAAGTTTTGAGAGTATAGAGGGACAAATATCAAAATATCTTTACAATAAATTTGATGCAAAACAGGTAAAAATATCTTGGATTGGTGGAGAAGACAAATCAAGTCTTGTTTATAATCCTGGGAGACCGTTTTTTGTAAAAATCCTTGATCCAAAAAAACGTAAAGTAAAATTTCACAAAAAGATCGCTTTGAGAGAAATGAGTTTACTATCTCTAAAAATTATACCTGCATTTCCAAAAGTACCAATTCGGTTTAACTCTCTGGTTGAATTATCAATATCCACTGAAAACCCTATTCCAAAAAACTCTCTAAAAAAATTCTCTCAGTTATCCAAGTCGGTGGTTGCAATATATGACAAATTTGGCAAGCGCATTGAAAAAGCAATACATTCTTTCAAATACAAAAAGACTGGCGATTCCTCGTTTATGACTATTCTTAATGTGGAGAGTGGATTTCCTTTGAGGAAATTTGTAGTAGGTGAGGATGTCTTCCCTAATCTTTCTGATCTTTTAGAGAATAGGTGTAGGTGTACACAAATTGATTTCCGTGACGTTGAGATGGAATGA
- a CDS encoding DUF309 domain-containing protein: protein MERYMLHLQNSDYTPKDATTLLRKARELSHGMDVTVRDTRVSSKYLEYDVSIKKENLDTLVEKLSSLGKIDHAKHVTEESIKKEDAVKQGIFYFNNERFWECHEVLEGVWKNCFEGEKDLVQGVILIAAGLVHYQKNEDEICLSIFGRALDKLSKASGKYYDIDVDLIRKKISAMKNSGEISTFEI from the coding sequence ATGGAACGATATATGCTACATCTTCAAAATTCCGATTATACTCCAAAAGATGCAACCACTCTTTTGAGAAAAGCAAGGGAGTTAAGCCATGGAATGGATGTGACCGTTCGCGACACAAGAGTTTCAAGTAAATATCTTGAATACGACGTTTCAATAAAAAAAGAGAATCTGGATACACTTGTTGAGAAACTATCTTCGCTGGGTAAGATTGATCATGCAAAACATGTCACCGAGGAATCAATAAAGAAGGAAGATGCTGTAAAACAGGGAATTTTTTACTTTAATAATGAAAGATTTTGGGAATGCCATGAAGTATTGGAGGGAGTTTGGAAAAATTGTTTTGAAGGAGAAAAGGATCTAGTTCAAGGAGTAATTCTTATTGCTGCAGGATTAGTACATTATCAAAAAAATGAAGATGAGATTTGTCTTTCTATTTTTGGACGGGCTCTTGATAAATTGAGCAAAGCAAGCGGAAAATACTATGACATTGATGTTGACTTGATCAGAAAAAAAATATCCGCAATGAAAAACTCTGGTGAAATATCTACATTTGAGATTTGA
- a CDS encoding signal recognition particle protein: MLDNLKTNLRAAIKKIVSSSGIDEELIDELCKDVQRALLQSDVNVRLVLEITKKLKDRSLNESPPPGLSRKDHIVKILYDELAKLLGNETEFSFKAGKINKVLMLGIQGSGKTTMSSKLAKFLTKQGYKVGVIGADTYRPGALVQLKTMCEKANVEVYGEENNKDSPQIVEKGLKHFENSNLDIILIDTAGRHKEEQELLDEMKRISKVSNPDLALLVIDGTIGQQCFNQAEAFHKTVPVGGIVITKLDSSAKGGGAIAASAATGAQIMYIGTGERIDDLEQFSPTRFVGRLLGMGDIQAVLDLAKRLESEADDVRLKRISSGKMNMDDFYYQLEEVTKVGSLRGFLDNMPGLSGMVKDDQLDQMEGRVERWRYIIQSMTKDEKADPDLLNSSRIKRIARGSGWSEHDVKELLKNYKNSKSMMKASKGRQMQGALRRMGLG, from the coding sequence TTGTTAGATAATCTAAAAACAAATCTGCGAGCAGCCATTAAAAAGATTGTAAGCTCCTCAGGCATTGATGAGGAATTAATTGATGAATTATGCAAGGACGTTCAAAGAGCATTATTACAATCAGACGTAAATGTTAGGTTAGTACTTGAAATTACAAAAAAGCTAAAAGATCGTTCATTAAACGAATCTCCACCTCCGGGACTATCTCGAAAGGATCACATTGTAAAAATTCTATATGATGAACTTGCAAAACTATTAGGAAATGAGACAGAATTCTCATTCAAGGCTGGTAAAATTAACAAAGTTTTGATGTTGGGAATTCAGGGAAGTGGAAAAACCACCATGTCTTCAAAACTAGCAAAATTTTTGACAAAACAAGGATACAAAGTAGGAGTAATTGGTGCAGATACTTATCGTCCTGGCGCATTGGTCCAATTAAAAACAATGTGTGAAAAGGCAAATGTCGAAGTTTATGGTGAAGAGAACAACAAAGATTCTCCACAAATTGTAGAAAAGGGTCTAAAACATTTCGAAAATTCCAATCTTGATATAATTTTGATTGATACTGCAGGACGCCATAAAGAAGAACAGGAACTACTCGATGAAATGAAACGAATTAGTAAGGTTTCAAATCCTGACCTTGCATTATTAGTGATTGATGGGACTATAGGCCAACAGTGCTTTAATCAGGCTGAAGCTTTTCACAAAACAGTCCCTGTAGGTGGAATTGTAATTACAAAATTAGATAGCTCTGCTAAGGGTGGTGGGGCAATAGCTGCCTCAGCTGCCACAGGCGCTCAAATCATGTACATCGGTACTGGTGAAAGAATTGATGACCTTGAACAATTCTCCCCTACTCGATTTGTTGGTCGGCTATTGGGAATGGGTGACATTCAAGCAGTACTAGATCTTGCAAAGAGGTTAGAAAGTGAAGCAGATGATGTTAGACTAAAGAGAATTTCAAGTGGTAAAATGAATATGGATGATTTTTACTATCAACTTGAAGAAGTCACTAAAGTTGGTTCACTGAGGGGTTTTCTAGATAATATGCCTGGATTATCTGGAATGGTAAAAGATGATCAGCTTGATCAGATGGAAGGTAGAGTGGAACGATGGCGTTACATCATTCAAAGTATGACCAAAGATGAAAAGGCAGATCCTGACTTGCTTAATTCGTCTAGGATCAAAAGAATTGCTAGAGGCTCTGGCTGGTCTGAACATGACGTCAAAGAGCTACTAAAAAACTACAAAAATTCTAAGAGTATGATGAAAGCATCAAAGGGACGACAGATGCAAGGCGCTCTTAGACGAATGGGTTTGGGATAA
- a CDS encoding prephenate dehydrogenase/arogenate dehydrogenase family protein, producing the protein MKKKITIIGAGGQMGQWFSKYFLSQDFEVTGHDSENKIPGKAIIKSDSLVGAVLSADYVMLCTPTRRTPEIIRLIAKEMKRGTYLIEISSQKAKTISALLKIPAKINPICIHPMFGPGAKKITNQNIISVPVKDAKKELEVAKSLFKGANFVTIDANEHDKKIAVILGLTHLVNLVFANIISKDDKINLTEKMSGTTFKAQKILAESILTESPELIETIISNPEIRKFAEEFWKDIGRLLTAVQEAKSEEVINYVKACQERLSENVNLENSYKKLTSMVNVIDKK; encoded by the coding sequence ATGAAAAAAAAGATTACAATAATTGGTGCGGGAGGTCAAATGGGGCAATGGTTCTCAAAATATTTTCTCTCACAAGACTTTGAAGTAACAGGTCATGATTCTGAAAATAAGATTCCTGGCAAGGCCATAATAAAATCAGATTCACTTGTTGGAGCAGTTTTAAGTGCAGACTATGTAATGCTATGTACACCCACAAGAAGAACACCAGAAATCATTCGCCTCATAGCCAAAGAGATGAAAAGAGGAACATATCTAATTGAAATATCATCACAAAAAGCAAAGACTATTTCTGCTTTGTTAAAGATACCAGCTAAAATTAACCCAATTTGCATACATCCAATGTTTGGACCAGGAGCAAAAAAAATTACTAATCAAAACATCATTTCAGTTCCTGTTAAAGATGCAAAGAAAGAGCTCGAAGTTGCTAAATCACTGTTCAAAGGAGCAAATTTCGTAACAATTGATGCAAACGAACATGATAAAAAAATTGCAGTCATTTTAGGATTAACACACCTTGTGAATTTAGTTTTTGCAAATATCATATCAAAAGATGATAAGATAAATTTGACAGAAAAGATGTCAGGAACTACATTTAAGGCCCAGAAAATTCTTGCAGAAAGTATTCTTACAGAATCACCGGAACTAATTGAGACAATCATTTCTAATCCAGAGATAAGGAAATTTGCAGAGGAGTTTTGGAAGGACATCGGCAGATTACTTACTGCAGTTCAAGAAGCAAAATCCGAAGAAGTAATCAATTATGTTAAAGCGTGTCAAGAGCGTTTATCTGAAAACGTTAATCTAGAAAATTCCTACAAGAAATTGACTTCCATGGTTAATGTAATTGATAAAAAATAG